Proteins co-encoded in one Malus sylvestris chromosome 9, drMalSylv7.2, whole genome shotgun sequence genomic window:
- the LOC126583044 gene encoding increased DNA methylation 3-like encodes MGAENVGNRHPRSKESGVALTGTAIAKEGSGGVVDIGESEAAYLARVALPGLRTNRGNVKCVIQRDGKVHIQGVMDGVVLLRNSSTVYHMRVQQLCPPGPFAVSFTLPGPVDPRLFSPHFRHDGLLEIVLLKSSKLSKK; translated from the exons ATGGGAGCAGAAAATGTTGGGAATCGTCATCCACGTTCGAAGGAGTCGGGCGTTGCTTTGACCGGAACAGCAATTGCAAAGGAAGGTAGTGGCGGTGTTGTCGACATTGGCGAGAGCGAAGCTGCGTACCTTGCTCGAGTTGCACTTCCTGGTCTTCGAACGAATCGAG GTAACGTAAAATGTGTTATCCAACGTGATGGAAAGGTTCATATACAAGGAGTCATGGACGGTGTTGTACTTTTGAGAAACTCATCAACTGTGTACCATATGAGAGTCCAGCAACTATGCCCGCCTGGACCATTTGCCGTTTCTTTCACTCTTCCCGGACCTGTTGACCCCCGTCTCTTTTCTCCTCATTTCCGGCATGATGGACTCCTCGAGATCGTCCTTCTCAAATCCAGCAAATTAAGCAAAAAGTGA
- the LOC126634276 gene encoding uncharacterized protein LOC126634276, translated as MQRREPRGSFNDIDELAVVKAAAWAWFERGSCSDSKSTVPEFDLRRTCHAPYKPSRYKLEAMENIANITSKEGTEFVKLESPSVTTSSNSLLDTYEIESISRKLDQLIEFSGDRDKVHKGFLVGDVLGTKNTKEGGRGSYSDLEYRDKSSLPVELQVHEDVRQQESLPLMDGNANRRKKKKNVRGGFWHRHAAMCGNSEDVLNTQAFVVSRRRPEKGVYVRTGTGG; from the coding sequence ATGCAGAGGAGAGAGCCGAGGGGAAGCTTCAACGACATCGATGAATTGGCAGTAGTAAAGGCAGCTGCATGGGCCTGGTTCGAGCGCGGTTCGTGTTCCGACAGCAAGTCGACCGTGCCGGAATTCGATTTAAGGAGGACTTGTCACGCTCCATATAAACCGTCCAGGTACAAGCTAGAAGCTATGGAAAATATAGCCAATATTACTAGTAAAGAAGGCACGGAATTTGTCAAGTTAGAATCTCCAAGCGTTACTACATCTAGTAACTCGCTTCTTGATACATATGAAATTGAAAGTATTTCTCGGAAATTGGATCAACTTATAGAGTTCAGTGGTGACAGAGACAAAGTTCACAAGGGTTTTCTAGTTGGAGATGTTCTTGGTACAAAGAACACGAAAGAGGGCGGGAGAGGTTCGTACTCTGATCTCGAATACAGAGATAAATCCTCTTTACCAGTGGAGCTACAAGTCCACGAAGACGTTCGTCAACAAGAAAGTTTGCCGCTCATGGATGGTAACGCGAatcggaggaagaaaaagaagaacgtTAGAGGAGGGTTTTGGCATAGGCATGCGGCGATGTGTGGCAATAGTGAAGATGTTCTTAACACACAAGCTTTCGTGGTTAGTCGTCGGCGGCCAGAAAAGGGTGTATATGTACGTACCGGTACCGGTGGTTAA
- the LOC126582344 gene encoding glutamine synthetase cytosolic isozyme-like yields MSLVSDLINLDLSDSTKKIIAEYIWIGGSGMDIRSKARTLPGPVSDPSKLPKWNYDGSSTNQAPGEDSEVILYPQAIFKDPFRRGNNILVICDTYTPAGEPIPTNKRAAAAKIFSHPDVVAEVTWYGIEQEYTLLQKDVKWPLGWPVGGFPGPQGPYYCAAGADKAFGRDIVDAHYKACLYAGINISGINGEVMPGQWEFQVGPSVGISAGDELWAARYILERITEIAGVVLSFDPKPIQGDWNGAGAHTNYSTKSMREDGGYEVIKKAIDKLGLRHKEHIAAYGEGNERRLTGRHETADINTFKWGVANRGASIRVGRDTEQAGKGYFEDRRPASNMDPYIVTSMIAETTLLLKA; encoded by the exons ATGTCGCTCGTCTCAGATCTCATCAACCTCGACCTCTCAGACAGCACTAAGAAGATCATCGCAGAGTACATATG GATTGGTGGATCTGGAATGGATATCAGAAGCAAAGCAAGG ACTCTGCCAGGACCAGTGAGTGATCCTTCAAAGCTTCCCAAGTGGAATTATGATGGTTCCAGCACAAATCAAGCTCCTGGAGAAGATAGTGAGGTTATTTTATA CCCTCAAGCCATTTTCAAGGATCCATTCAGGAGAGGCAACAACATTTTG GTGATATGCGATACCTACACACCCGCTGGGGAACCAATTCCAACTAACAAGAGGGCTGCAGCTGCAAAGATTTTCAGCCATCCTGATGTTGTTGCTGAAGTAACCTGGTATGGAATTGAACAGGAGTACACCCTGCTGCAGAAAGATGTCAAGTGGCCACTCGGCTGGCCCGTTGGTGGTTTCCCAGGCCCTCAG GGACCGTACTATTGTGCGGCTGGCGCTGACAAGGCCTTCGGGCGCGACATTGTTGACGCACACTACAAGGCCTGCCTTTATGCTGGCATCAACATTAGTGGAATCAACGGTGAAGTGATGCCTGGCCAG TGGGAATTTCAAGTTGGCCCTTCTGTCGGCATATCTGCTGGAGATGAACTGTGGGCTGCTCGTTATATTTTGGAG AGGATCACCGAGATTGCTGGGGTGGTTCTGTCATTTGATCCCAAGCCAATCCAGGGTGATTGGAACGGGGCTGGTGCTCACACAAACTACAG CACCAAGTCCATGAGAGAAGATGGAGGCTATGAAGTTATCAAGAAGGCAATTGACAAGTTGGGACTCAGGCACAAGGAACACATTGCTGCCTATGGAGAAGGCAATGAGCGCCGTTTGACAGGAAGGCATGAAACTGCTGATATCAATACATTCAAATGGGGTGTTGCCAACCGCGGTGCTTCTATCCGTGTTGGTAGAGACACAGAACAAGCTGGCAAGGGCTATTTCGAGGACAGGAGGCCTGCATCGAACATGGATCCATACATTGTCACATCTATGATTGCAGAAACCACCCTTCTGTTGAAGGCATAA